The following proteins are encoded in a genomic region of Mustela erminea isolate mMusErm1 chromosome 3, mMusErm1.Pri, whole genome shotgun sequence:
- the LYSMD3 gene encoding lysM and putative peptidoglycan-binding domain-containing protein 3: protein MAGRHQNRSFPLPGVHSSGQVHAFGNCTDSDVLEEDAEVYELRSRGKEKIRRSTSRDRLDDIIVLTKDIQEGDTLNAIALQYCCTVADIKRVNNLISDQDFFALRSIKIPVKKFSSLTETLYPPKGRQALRPSSVQYVPEQQEILLANDSLSSTESADNFLKEVDRDIEQIVKCTDTKRENLNEVVSALTAQQIRFEPDNKNTQRKDPYYGADWGIGWWTAVVIMLIVGIVTPVFYLLYYEILAKVDVSHHSTVDSSHLHSGVTPPSQQREVENGIGPTKGIPFGQHDHKLYRQDSQSPAAQHKT from the exons ATGGCAGGGAGACATCAGAATCGTAGTTTTCCTCTTCCAGGAGTTCATTCAAGTGGTCAAGTACATGCATTTGGAAATTGTACAGACAGTGATGTGTTGGAGGAGGATGCTGAAGTTTATGAGCTTCGatccagaggaaaagagaaaatccgAAGAAGTACATCAAGAGATAGACTTGATGACATTATAGTTTTAACAAAAGATATACAGGAAGGCGATACTTTAAATGCAATAGCCCTTCAGTACTGTTGTACG GTAGCGGATATCAAGAGGGTTAACAATCTCATCAGCGACCAAGACTTTTTTGCCCTTAGGTCTattaaaattccagttaaaaAGTTTAGTTCATTGACTGAAACACTTTATCCTCCAAAAGGAAGACAGGCTTTACGTCCTTCATCTGTTCAGTATGTTCCAGAACAACAGGAAATTTTGCTAGCTAatgattctctttcttccactgAGTCAgctgataactttttaaaagaagtagatcGAGACATAGAACAAATAGTAAAATGTACAGACACCAAAAGAGAGAACCTTAATGAGGTAGTATCTGCTTTAACAGCACAACAAATACGCTTTGAACCTGATAACAAAAACACTCAACGTAAGGATCCTTATTATGGAGCGGACTGGGGAATAGGGTGGTGGACAGCTGTAGTGATAATGTTGATAGTAGGTATAGTAACGCCTGTATTTTATTTGCTGTATTATGAAATTTTAGCTAAAGTGGATGTAAGTCACCATTCAACAGTGGATTCTTCACATTTGCATTCAGGAGTGACACCCCCATCACAACAGAGAGAAGTAGAAAATGGAATTGGTCCAACTAAAGGAATACCCTTTGGCCAACATGATCATAAACTATATCGCCAAGATTCTCAGTCACCTGCTGCTCAACACAAAACATAG